Proteins from a single region of Parambassis ranga chromosome 18, fParRan2.1, whole genome shotgun sequence:
- the snapc2 gene encoding snRNA-activating protein complex subunit 2, producing MKPPPRTRTKPDRNLKAVPARRSAGNSARKWQRPEQRKLLNALKVLRSSGRTQADIDYVYLKSCVPTRSLSEIRAVVEALKDKVILCAGITLRRNRLEERNVRKPIEEWTHVASAVAGTLEENISSAFSQMLMVSSTEPCRLRNFDPPQVYRPLSVRHTVPIILRPCSPVQGQHPEVNTAHSLLMLKSPAPAISPARRFPAPCQVVTAANSKICSLQQWSSPTRSPVTSCKVAASPQSASARVSPATGPSCRSAEAGSTDSIGSSVNHASIVTTSSPSTSVSPSLQMILLSSGTSRNNTKPLAVAQPCSAVFSCSSSPIATPFSTPTAAVPTRFMQTNKYTTKDSPTMTGDKYVVEFEKIYRFLSRIQNPSEDSHLPPMESAIVLDLLMSLPEELPLLDCNKLHKHLVQVYKCLSAPADSKMAKDMFAEQRAASTQRVQNVSGTNSHHNTTSDVTDSGGNKQSQTSGTQTSTSSQTGDAGLCPPLNPFMVPLKLLRRR from the exons ATGAAGCCACCCCCTCGTACTCGAACTAAACCGGATCGCAACCTGAAGGCCGTGCCGGCGCGGCGGAGTGCAGGTAACTCGGCCAGAAAGTGGCAGCGACCGGAGCAAAGGAAGCTTCTGAATGCCCTGAAAGTACTGAGAAGCTCCGGAAGAACCCAGGCAGACATTGACTATGTTTACCTGAAGAGCTGTGTGCCTACGCGAAGCCTCTCAGAG ATCCGTGCTGTGGTGGAGGCCCTGAAAGACAAAGTGATCTTGTGTGCTGGCATCACACTGAGGAGGAACAGGTTGGAGGAGAGGAATGTCAGAAAGCCCATTGAGGAGTGGACACATGTGGCCTCTGCTGTGGCTGGAACCCTGGAAGAGAACATTTCCAGTGCTTTCTCTCAG ATGCTGATGGTGTCATCCACAGAGCCTTGCAGACTAAGGAACTTTGACCCTCCCCAGGTCTACAGACCACTCTCTGTCCGTCATACTGTTCCTATAATACTACGTCCTTGTTCGCCAGTCCAAG GTCAGCATCCTGAAGTCAACACAGCTCATTCTCTTCTGATGCTTAAGAGTCCAGCACCAGCTATAAGCCCAGCCAGAAGATTCCCAGCACCATGCCAAGTAGTTACAGCGGCCAACAGCAAAATCTGTTCATTGCAGCAATGGTCATCCCCTACCCGGTCTCCTGTTACTTCCTGCAAAGTGGCTGCATCCCCACAGTCTGCTTCAGCAAGGGTGAGCCCTGCAACAGGACCCAGCTGTCGCTCTGCAGAAGCAGGATCTACTGACAGCATTGGCAGCTCTGTTAACCATGCGAGCATCGTCACTACCTCTAGCCCGTCTACCTCTGTGTCTCCAAGCCTTCAAATGATCCTTTTGTCCTCTGGTACCAGCCGCAACAATACTAAACCTCTTGCTGTTGCCCAGCCCTGTTCAGCTgtcttcagctgctcctccagccccATTGCAACACCATTTAGCACCCCTACTGCTGCTGTTCCCACCAGGTTCATGCAAACtaacaaatacacaacaaagGACAGTCCCACGATGACTGGTGACAAGTATGTTGTAGAATTTGAAAAGATCTACCGGTTCCTGAGTCGAATCCAAAATCCCAGTGAAGACAGTCATCTCCCCCCAATGG AGAGCGCTATAGTGTTGGACCTTTTGATGTCCCTTCCAGAGGAGCTTCCCCTGCTGGACTGCAATAAACTGCACAAACATCTGGTCCAG gtGTATAAGTGCCTCTCTGCACCTGCTGATTCCAAGATGGCAAAAGACATGTTTGCAGAACAGAGGGCTGCATCAACACAGAGGGTTCAAAACGTCAGTGGGACCAACAGTCATCACAACACcaccagtgatgtcacagacagtGGAGGAAATAAACAAAGCCAAACATCAGGGACCCAAACATCCACATCCAGCCAGACAGGCGACGCTGGTCTCTGTCCCCCACTTAACCCTTTTATGGTGCCACTAAAACTCCTCAGGCGTAGGTAG